The Fusarium oxysporum f. sp. lycopersici 4287 chromosome 6, whole genome shotgun sequence DNA segment AATCTGGGTTGGGAAAAACTCAACAAGTACTACAGCAGGCTGGATGAGACACCAATCTATTACACGGCCTTAGCGCTGCACCCGGCTTTCCGGTGGGGGTATTTCGAGAATGAGTGGAAGGATAACACGAAATGGGTGATGAAGGCGAAGCAGATGGTCCGAGAAGTGTGGGAATCGGACTATCGTCACCTGCAGGTGGTCCGGAGTCCCGTGGACGACGAACCAGTTGCGAAGCGGCAGCGAAAGTACTACAACCCATTTCAAGCGTACTGTGAGCGCACGCGGCCGGTTCTCGGATACGGTTTGGTGAAAGAGGAAGCGACTTTGTCTGACGACATCAATGAAGATATTAACGAGCTCGAATTATGGCAGTCGTCATGGGAGGATGGAGATAACGATGTTAGAGATCCAATATCATACTGGCATGAGCGCAAACGTCGGTATCCTCGTCTTTCACGAATGGCGCTGGACTTCCTTACGATCCAGCCGATGTCAGCAGAGTGTGAGAGGATGTTTGCGGCGGCAGGGCGGATGGTGACGCCACTACGAAATCGGCTGGACGCGGACATTATAGGAATGTGTCAAGTGCTGCGATCGTGGTTACGGGCTGGGGTGATTGACGACCTGGACTTGTCACTACTTCCTACTGAGAATGGTAGTGGTGATGGGACGGAAGAAGGATCCTGGGTAGAGGTGGGATGTGAAGAAAAGGGGATGGGAGAGTGGGAGTGAACTAGCTCGGCTTGGAGATCAACGACTTCAACCAGTGTCCATTCAACTCAATTTGACGGATAATTGATCAACGCCACTAGAGAGAGTGGTTGACCAGGTCAACTCACCGCCACCGAGCCATTCAGTTGATTGAATTGAGTGGTGCACACCCTTGGATGTATCACAAGTGGCAGGGGCAAGGATCACAACTTAGTCCTACATACCAAAATCAACTTTAGTAGAGTTGATTATTTCGCCCCACTTTGCAGGGGGTAGAGTTGAATTTCCGAAGTCACTCGACAGGGGAGCGCGATGATCAGGACCGGGGGTAGAGTTGGTTTTTGCCAGGGGTAGAGGTGTTTTTATGATTGGCTATGAAGCTTGCTGTCTAATTAGGCGCGTCTACCCACAATGGGTGCAATGAATTGTAGTAGAGTTCATAGAAAAACCCATATAAAATGAAAAGGCGCTATTGATGACATGGGGTAGAGTTCATAGAAAATACAGGNNNNNNNNNNNNNNNNNNNNNNNNNNNNNNNNNNNNNNNNNNNNNNNNNNNNNNNNNNNNNNNNNNNNNNNNNNNNNNNNNNNNNNNNNNNNNNNNNNNNNNNNNNNNNNNNNNNNNNNNNNNNNNNNNNNNNNNNNNNNNNNNNNNNNNNNNNNNNNNNNNNNNNNNNNNNNNNNNNNNNNNNNNNNNNNNNNNNNNNNNNNNNNNNNNNNNNNNNNNNNNNNNNNNNNNNNNNNNNNNNNNNNNNNNNNNNNNNNNNNNNNNNNNNNNNNNNNNNNNNNNNNNNNNNNNNNNNNNNNNNNNNNNNNNNNNNNNNNNNNNNNNNNNNNNNNNNNNNNNNNNNNNNNNNNNNNNNNNNNNNNNNNNNNNNNNNNNNNNNNNNNNNNNNNNNNNNNNNNNNNNNNNNNNNNNNNNNNNNNNNNNNNNNNNNNNNNNNNNNNNNNNNNNNNNNNNNNNNNNNNNNNNNNNNNNNNNNNNNNNNNNNNNNNNNNNNNNNNNNNNNNNNNNNNNNNNNNNNNNNNNNNNNNNNNNNNNNNNNNNNNNNNNNNNNNNNNNNNNNNNNNNNNNNNNNNNNNNNNNNNNNNNNNNNNNNNNNNNNNNNNNNNNNNNNNNNNNNNNNNNNNNNNNNNNNNNNNNNNNNNNNNNNNNNNNNNNNNNNNNNNNNNNNNNNNNNNNNNNNNNNNNNNNNNNNNNNNNNNNNNNNNNNNNNNNNNNNNNNNNNNNNNNNNNNNNNNNNNNNNNNNNNNNNNNNNNNNNNNNNNNNNNNNNNNNNNNNNNNNNNNNNNNNNNNNNNNNNNNNNNNNNNNNNNNNNNNNNNNNNNNNNNNNNNNNNNNNNNNNNNNNNNNNNNNNNNNNNNNNNNNNNNNNNNNNNNNNNNNNNNNNNNNNNNNNNNNNNNNNNNNNNNNNNNNNNNNNNNNNNNNNNNNNNNNNNNNNNNNNNNNNNNNNNNNNNNNNNNNNNNNNNNNNNNNNNNNNNNNNNNNNNNNNNNNNNNNNNNNNNNNNNNNNNNNNNNNNNNNNNNNNNNNNNNNNNNNNNNNNNNNNNNNNNNNNNNNNNNNNNNNNCAAATACTGCGGGGACGCCATCGGCTCCCTAACAGCAGTTTTCAGAGAAGGAATTTTGGAGAGTTCACCTTCTCTGACAACACCTTTGTCGGATCTAATGGCGGCACCTCAGAACCAGAACGCCTTAGATATCGGAGGACGGTGCCCGTGGCATCGGTAGCGACATCCTCCCGATCAACGACGCCGATTGCGATGGGTTTTTCCCCTTTGAAGGCAAGCCGCACCGCCGGCCTCTGATTCCTTCCCAAGGTTTTTCCCTGCCGCCACGACAGTCGACTACGAGCTACAACTTGGTTACTGGAGATTGTGGACTGCGTCAGCAGATGTAGTGATGCGTGAGAGAATTCTGGTCGGTGGAAAAAGCTCGACAGTAGATTGCCCCCGAACCCGCTGACGGGTGACGGGCTTGAGAAATACAGCACCTTTTGTGCCATTGGTATGCTGGATGGTGAAGGAAGCGGGGTTTCCCTGTACCTAgctagctcagcacgtctTTTGCTCCAGTAGGAGATCTGGCTTCGTTACAGCCACCCagacgaaaaatatacaaacaaacaaacaaaaagTACTGCTTTTGGCCGTATGGGtatggatgatgaggagactgCTGCTCTCATCATTGGTGGCCACACCCTGGGCAAGACTCACGGTGCTGTTTCTTCTAGTAAGTGTCTCATCTGTCGAACAGGTTTGAGGCAATACTGATTGTGGTTTCAGAGAACATTGGCCCTGAGCCTATGGCTGCTGACCTTGGAGAGATGGGTCTCGGCTGGCACAACAGCGTCAACGAGGGTAATGGCCCTGACCAGATGACCAGTGGCCTTGAGGTTATCTGGTCTACGACTCCCACCAAGTACGTCCTCTCCCTCTCATTGACCCTCCCTCCAACTAATAGTTCTCAGGTGGAGCAACCACTTCCTCAAGAGTCTTCTCGGCAACAACTGGACTCTGGTCGAGAGTCCCGCAGGCCACAAGCAATGGGAAGCCCTCGACGGCAAACTCGAATACCCAGACCCCTTCGTCAAGGGCAAGTTCCGCAGACCCACTATGCTCACCAGCGATCTCGCCCTCATTAATGACCCTTCCTACCTCAAGATCTGCAAGCGCTGGCACGACCACCCCAAGGAGATGAACCAGGCTTTCGCTCGTGCTTGGTACAAGCTTCTCCACCGTGATCTCGGCCCTGTTTCTCGTTACCTTGGACCTGAGGTTCCTAAGGAGAAATTTATCTGGCAGGATCCTCTCCCTGAGCGAAAGGGAGACATCATCAGCGAGGGTGACATCTCTAGCCTCAAGTCTGCTATTCTTTCTACTGATGGTCTTACTGTTTCCAAGCTTGTTTCTACTGCTTGGAACTCTGCTTCTACTTTCCGTGGGACTGACAAGCGTGGTGGTGCCAACGGTGCTCGCATTGCTCTTGAGCCTCAGGTCAGCTGGGCCAGCAACAACCccaagcagctgaagcagGTCCTCTCCGCCctgaagaagatccagaaggaTTTCAACTCCAAGTCCGGCCCTAATCAGGTCTCTCTCGCTGACCTGATCGTTCTCGGCGGTGTTGCcgctgttgagaaggctgccCAGGATGCTGGCTTCAAGGGCGTTGAGGTTCCCTTCACTCCTGGTCGTGTTGATGCTACCCAGAACCAGACCGATCTTGTTCAGTTCGGTTACCTTGAGCCTCTTGCTGACGGGTTCCGTAACTACGGTCATGGCACTGCTCGTGCTCGCACCGAGGAGATTCTCGTTGACCGCGCTGCTCTTCTTACCCTTACTCCTCCCGAGATGACCGTCCTTGTCGGTGGTCTCCGTGCCTTGAACGCCAACTTCGACGGCTCATCCAACGGTATCCTcaccgagaagaagggccAACTCACCAACGACTTCTTCGTCAACCTTCTCTCTCCCGCCTACTCATGGAGCAAGAAGGACGACCGTGGTGAGCTCTGGACTGGTACTGACCGTGCCACCAAGTCCGCCAAGTGGACTGCTACCCGCGCTGATCTTGTCTTCGGATCTCACGCTGAGCTGCGTGCTATTTCTGAGGTTTATGGTAGCACTGATGCGAAGGAGAAGTTTGTGAGGGATTTCATTTCAGCGTGGACCAAGGTTATGAACCTGGACCGCTTTGATGTCAAGTCTGAGAAGGAGGCCAAGTACTAGAGTTTTCTCCGTCATCTTTGACATtttttagatttatatatttttttattatatagttcGTTTATATATCTGTTCAAACTGCTTGAATCAACAACATGAATATGAAAATGCCTCGTCCTTTTACACGACCCTGAGGGATCATGGACTATATGTGTTGGATACGCAGCTGTACGATGGGGTAAGTGTATTAAGATGTGGATcagaatgttgtgatgttattgattGTCGACTTGATGATGCCTTTTTCTATTTTCTCTCGTCAGAGTCAACGCAGCCCCCAAATCAAATCCAATCAAACAAATTGCCTaacaaatcaatcaaatatGCCAAAATTTTATTTCAATCAAACAAATACAAGATCCTCGATTTGAAATAACATTTGATAGATTTGATACACAACATGCCATCTAGCCTCCATTAATGAGCTACCCCAATACCACCGTTCAGGCTGGTGGGGGAGAAAGTAGCTCCTTAACTTTTATGTCTCGTCCTAGCAATATCAAGTCGCGTCAGTGCTAGTTTGTTTTTTATGTCGCATTGGATGTGCTTAAAATGGATTGAAGGTCGGGTCATTCATAATGAGCAGCAGTAATGAGTTGATTGGTTCTATCTTCTGTGTGCGGTATTCCATCCCACAGGTTTTACTTTAAATCATCCAGCTTGATTACTAAGGgttgttgttcctgaggatCATTAAGACCATGCCCGACCTGCGATACGAAGCCATCGACGCGGCTTGCGGCTGCGCAAAGCGCGAATTGAGGTGTCTGCtgtgcacttgttaaggatTTAGGTGTAGACAGGGCCACATTCTTAACacttgtatgccaagaaagtggGATGACAAGGGAAGGTTGACGCCATGGGTAAGCATAATCTTGACGGCCTCAGGAGACAACTGCGTTAGTAATTAATCTAGTTGTATGCTTTACGTAAcgaaaaaaaataaaaacaaaataataagaatgttcaatcaacacatttgctgctgctcttcacATTCACTTTAACCTTTGAGCACGCTTAGTGCGATGCCATCACTCTTGATAAACATTCACGTAAGAGTGGACAGGGGGCAGATGACAATTTGGGGTCCATGACGATTTATGAATAGAAGTGTAGGGTGATTGGTTGTAGATTTGCTAGCAAGGCGCTCTCGCGACTCGTGCCCATCGGTCAGCATTCCACTCTGAGAACACCGTCTTTGCCAACCAAATATCCTCTGAAAAGCTTTGACTTGGCCGATTCCGCTTGCTTGAATCGCCAGTCACCTTCTTGGCATCCATCATCGTCTCCGACTTCCACGCTCGCTTGTTCGGCACCAGCTGCGCCAACGGACGCCGAGGCGGCTTGAGGAGCAAAGCCCGTTCAAAGTCGATCACCATAACCCTGTTGGTCTCAGGATTGAATAACATGTTTGCAAGTCGCACATCTTTGTGGACCACGCCCTCTCGATGCATGGCTCTCAAGGACCGAATGGCCTCGTCTTCGAGCGGCCTGTCCGTGTCGCCAATTCTCTGTGCTCTGTCGATGCTGCAGCCTCCCCAGGACAAAAATGACATGTGCACCACGTAGACCCGGTGGTCATAGTAGTACGTCTTGTTCATCGACCGAAGGTCAACCGCACCCAGGAAAACAGGCACGTGGACGCCTTGGATTGGTTTGAGACGCTCGTAGACAGCAGCCTCGTGCTCGAGATCTTTGATGAAAGCCCGCACCGTGCCCTTGCTGACAAAGGTGTAGCCATGCGCAAGTAGGGTCACTTGGAAAAGCACACCCCGCGCACCACCCTCCCCCAGTGGCCTGATCCCGTCGTCGAGCGACTGTTTCAGCTGCATCCAGAGTAGGCGAAGCCACTCCTTGTGATCGACAGGATGACGTGCGCGGGCGGCGGGAGCACAGCTCTTGCCGTGAAGCGCCACGTTCGGGCACTTTGGGTCGAGAAAACCACCGTTGACCATCCCGACAAGACATTTCTGCGTACAGTACTGCCGACCCTGCTcgccacctcctcctccgcgCGGCCGTAACGCCAGTAACGCTAGTCGCTGGCTCCGCCTAGTCCCTTGTCTTGTGTTTCGTCCGCTTGGCGTAGGCGTGTCCGGTGGCCTGGGCGCCGACTCGTCATCAGATGGTTCCTGCCTGTCGTCCTTCCTCAACAACCCCTCGCCAGTCTGGCACGCGGCTGTTCGACGTGTCCTTTTGCGGGGCAAGGCCGGCGACCGATCGACATCCTTGTAGGTGGTAGGTTCATGGCCAGGTGAGTAGTCTGAAGACGTCGACCGTTCATTTTCCGGGATGGAACGCAATGTCGATTCGAAGTCCTCAGCCCACgtcttcaagttcttcatAGCTTTTAGACGTTCCTCCTGCCTATTCCCCCGTCGTTCTCCAGGCGAACCGAGAGCCATAAGGGTGAACGCCAGATATTGACCGACAGCCGTGCATATATGGACGTTGTTCGGATGTGCCGACACCTCCGGACCAGGCTCTGCTAGATGATAGTACAGAGTCTCAGGTTCGTCCCAGTTAACCTTGAGAAACACGATGGCCTCGCCAGTGGTAAGAAGACCATATTCAAGGCCACTCTCGATCATGTAATGATATGTCTGCGTCACGGCAGATGCCGTCAGCTTCTCCGCGTAGTACTGGAAACGCGCGTCAGGGTCTACAGAAGTTGGAATCGTCCTTCGGTTCACGACTTCCTTGTGGATGTCCATGGCGCGGAGACCGAGACGAAGATGCGGAGCGGTCAACTTGTGAGGAGGCTTATACTCGGAAACGTAAACCATGGTGCGCCGGGAAGACTCGGTGTTGTCGGATCGATAGACGCAAATTTGATCCGGCCGCAGCTGCTTGAGATCTCTTCGGTGGTCCGGCGTCTGCGGTGGTGTCGATGGGGTCCCCCGCTCAACGACTTCTTCGGCGACATCGCTGAGGGCATGGGGATGGTTCTCAAAGACGTGTAAGAAGGTGCAGCCGGATTGGAAAGCCCTGCGGACCTCTTCCACCTGTTTGAGCTGTTGTATGATGGCTCTGACCGGATCCTCCACGCTATTATGTAGGAAATATTCGAGCGTCTTCTCGTCTGCTATCGGTCGTTGAGAGATCCTGTTCCCCAAGCCGGCCAGGAAGTTTCGGT contains these protein-coding regions:
- a CDS encoding hypothetical protein (At least one base has a quality score < 10); the protein is MDGSLSVEELTRLLGEAEQRAKEERQRAEEAERERQEERQRAEREQQRAEREQQRAEREQQRAEREQQRAEDAERERQEERQRAEREQQRAEDAERERQEERQRAEREQQRAEDAERERQEERQRAEKEQQRAEREQQRAEEAERERQEERQRAEKEQQRAEREQQRAEVSEEQTRLTTLDEYIAACHISVFSRFAIETDPNLTSRGSITNPRDKWCPKNLRPWPDFLDQQKLTFGTLYGSFPTESRVFENRNFLAGLGNRISQRPIADEKTLEYFLHNSVEDPVRAIIQQLKQVEEVRRAFQSGCTFLHVFENHPHALSDVAEEVVERGTPSTPPQTPDHRRDLKQLRPDQICVYRSDNTESSRRTMVYVSEYKPPHKLTAPHLRLGLRAMDIHKEVVNRRTIPTSVDPDARFQYYAEKLTASAVTQTYHYMIESGLEYGLLTTGEAIVFLKVNWDEPETLYYHLAEPGPEVSAHPNNVHICTAVGQYLAFTLMALGSPGERRGNRQEERLKAMKNLKTWAEDFESTLRSIPENERSTSSDYSPGHEPTTYKDVDRSPALPRKRTRRTAACQTGEGLLRKDDRQEPSDDESAPRPPDTPTPSGRNTRQGTRRSQRLALLALRPRGGGGGEQGRQYCTQKCLVGMVNGGFLDPKCPNVALHGKSCAPAARARHPVDHKEWLRLLWMQLKQSLDDGIRPLGEGGARGVLFQVTLLAHGYTFVSKGTVRAFIKDLEHEAAVYERLKPIQGVHVPVFLGAVDLRSMNKTYYYDHRVYVVHMSFLSWGGCSIDRAQRIGDTDRPLEDEAIRSLRAMHREGVVHKDVRLANMLFNPETNRVMVIDFERALLLKPPRRPLAQLVPNKRAWKSETMMDAKKVTGDSSKRNRPSQSFSEDIWLAKTVFSEWNADRWARVARAPC
- a CDS encoding catalase/peroxidase HPI (At least one base has a quality score < 10), whose amino-acid sequence is MGMDDEETAALIIGGHTLGKTHGAVSSKNIGPEPMAADLGEMGLGWHNSVNEGNGPDQMTSGLEVIWSTTPTKWSNHFLKSLLGNNWTLVESPAGHKQWEALDGKLEYPDPFVKGKFRRPTMLTSDLALINDPSYLKICKRWHDHPKEMNQAFARAWYKLLHRDLGPVSRYLGPEVPKEKFIWQDPLPERKGDIISEGDISSLKSAILSTDGLTVSKLVSTAWNSASTFRGTDKRGGANGARIALEPQVSWASNNPKQLKQVLSALKKIQKDFNSKSGPNQVSLADLIVLGGVAAVEKAAQDAGFKGVEVPFTPGRVDATQNQTDLVQFGYLEPLADGFRNYGHGTARARTEEILVDRAALLTLTPPEMTVLVGGLRALNANFDGSSNGILTEKKGQLTNDFFVNLLSPAYSWSKKDDRGELWTGTDRATKSAKWTATRADLVFGSHAELRAISEVYGSTDAKEKFVRDFISAWTKVMNLDRFDVKSEKEAKY